ATCCCTACAAATCAGTCTATGTGCCAGTTTACCATTGTggttaaaaagtgcttttgaaaaggttGAACTGTTTAGCATTGTTTTCAAAAAGTGATTTTGAGGAGATAAATGTCTATTTTAGATATGATGTTGTAAAGTAAAAACTATGTATTTCAATGATATTCAAATTTGTTAATATTATGTTATATGGAATAAATATATAAACGTAGAtcattatttgtaaaatttaatttgaatatataaatcatatttatcTTTTAGTGTTAATGTAAATGAAGGGCAAACTTATAATTTGACAACCAAATTGAGTtttgaaaagccaaaaattagaatttttagcATTTTGGGTTGGCTTGAAAAGCCAGTTTGAAAAGCTGGTTTGGCttgaaaagcacttttgaaaCTCAATGGTAAACGAGTTCTATGTCTACAAATCTGTGTATCCTTGAAAATCTAGAACAATTATAGCTAATAGTAGGAGATTTACAACACGACCATATTTACAGCTAAAGAATCCATGAGATTCTCCCCAAGAAACAGCTTTTATTCTTCCGGTGATAAGAAGCAGTATCAAATAATCCATTAAAATGAGAATCAATATGTGCTGATAATGAtatttttttcatgtaaaattttcagTAATCAagttatttctataatttttggtgttTAATTGATAGGCACTAGTATTCTGCATTGCTGCTTGGAACTTCATGAATTTTACTtggtttttgtttagttttttgtTTTATGACGTTTAGTTGGGAACATCATGAATTTTACTTGGAACATTCTAAGTTTTGACTTGGAATGACCATTCTGAATTTGCATTCATATGTTGGATGATTGAATAAAAGTTTACATGCGACTATTTGCGCATATGGACTTGCTTAAGCTAGTTGATCTCCATCTGGACACTCGTTGCTTTGTTTATCGATGCTATGAATTTGTTTTAAACTTTTTGGTATTGAAATTCTTGGGATGTTTTGTAATTTATCCATTGTTAAGTTGAATCAATTTGTTTCTGGTTTAATTATTTTAGATTTGGGTAGATTTTTGAATTAATGGAATTGAAATGGatcattcaaaattaaaataatataatttgttctttttattattgcttcaaataatataattttcctTGTGTCATATATACTTAAAAGTTTTTCATTGAATATTCCATTTGATTGTTGCTACTAGTGGCAACCATAGATTTTTACTACAACTCACAATGATACCAGATATGAAAGTCCTGGATTTTTTAGAGATGGTGGACGGATGACTGCTGAGATGTGGAAGTAGTGTGGTGGTTGGCAGTTGTGTTGTTGGTTGTGTAAAGATACTTTTAGATGTCATTTTGGAGATTATACCTATTTAGGTGTAATATAGAAAGTCTGCCAATCTTATAGACTACTGTGTATACGATACAAATGATAAGAATAGATAATTGATGGATCCTTCCATTTGATCCTTATCAGTGCCTATCAAACTTGAGCACATATAATCTCTTATATACGCTCTGGTTGTTACAAATATTTCTCACTATACATATAGGTTTAGTGGCCATAGTGGTCAGGTGATCTGTGGAACGAATTTTTTAGGAAGCTCCTGctaatcttttcaaattttatgaCGTGGTTATTATTTAGTAAACTATTATTTCTGTTAGTGTCTGCTTTACTTATGCATTTCCTGAATTGATTTTGCTAACAAGTGTCTTTAGGCACTTTCTAGGATTAGTCTAAATTTGATAGTTGGTACTTAATTTGATTAATTCCAATGCATTGGCAGAAGCTATTTCTGCACATGGTAACCGTAAGAGTTCCCTTACGTAAGTTGTTAGGCAAACTTTtcttgaatatatataaaaagatgcTTGGAGACTATTTAACTGCTCAGAAATGTACTCGAACTCAGCACAATATTCAGCACATGTGTCAAATGACTGGTAGACAACAATTGAAGACACTCTTCTACCAATATGCATTATCAATGTCTACAAATGTTTCATACTCTTGGTTCTGTAGGATTCCTCAAGGAATAACAAACTTGATTATTTGCTTGTGTGCATTATTCTGATTTCTCATCAGAATCTTGAGGAGATTTGACAATTGTGAAATCCTTTCCTAAGTCTGTTAAATATGCTTAAGCTTCCTTGAGCCTGTTCATATTAGTAGCAGTTGGTGTTTGGGTGTATTTTTGGGCTCTAAAACCCCTGCTAAAAgcaacaaactttgaaaaatatcAGTTCTTAGATTTCCAGCTGTCTAATATTGGGCGCTGGAATTTTCCTTATAAAACTAGACCGTCAAAACTTGCCCTTGTCTACTATGGCACTTAATAAACAACTTTATATATTGAATCATGTCGTATGTTTGTCTGGTGGAAAAAAAACTGTCATGGCATTTTAGGGTTTTATTCAAATCCTTTAATTTTATCCCCACGGCTTATCATGTTTTCTTGGTGCTGCGGTTAATTTTTTGGGTACTACATGAATCAGGGGCTTTGCAAGATGTTCTTCATTTGCATGATGTGCTTGCTAGAGTTTCACTGGCCAGGTTGTGCCATACAATATCAACAGCACGATCATTAGATGGTAAGTACATTGGACAAAGCCTTCTTGCATTTATTGAAATGCTTTAGATGACCCGTTTCACAACTGTGTTTGAGTAGAGAGGCCTGACATTAAATCTCAGTTCAACTCTGTGCTCTATCAACTCCTGCTCGACCCCAGTGAAAGAGTCTGTTTTGAGGCAATTTTGTGCATATTGGGTAAACATGATAACACTGAAAAGTATGCTCTTTATCTTATTTTCTTCTTGAGCTTTCTTTGTTCCATTATCATCATTCCTTTAGATGGCTGTAACTGCTTAAATGCATTATTGTCACAAGTTCCTGGTCTTTCATTTACATGCTATAGGACAGAAGAGCGAGCTGCAGGCTGGTACCGCTTAACTAGGGAGATCTTAAAGTTACCGGAAGCACCGTCAAATTCCAAAGACAAATCTCAAAAGACGAGGCGACCACAACCCCTCATTAAACTTGTAATGAGAAGGTTTATAATAAAGCTCTTTCCCTTTCTCTTTTGTTGAAGCTAATATCATTATGTGGCTGGATCATTTTGAAAGATTTGTTATTTGAACAATGGAAAAAATAGTCGGTTAACTCCCCCAATTGTTATCTATGTTTCATGGTTTTCACATTCCATCTTAATCAGGTTGGAGAGTTCTTTCCGTAGTTTCTCTAGACCAGTACTCCATGCTGCTGCTAGAGTTGTCCAGGAGATGGGGAGAAGCAGAGCTGCAGCACATGCTTTAGGCTTACAAGATCTTGATGAAGGAGCTTATGGGAACAAATATGACTCCATGGATTCATTTGATTCAGATATGAATGACAGCTCTCATCCTGAAGGTAATGAATGTTATTTATTCATTAATCTATTAGTCTTTTTTCTTCACTTTGTACTGTTTCATTTCTATCATGAGGTCTTCGTGCaataattaagttatattaatatCAATTTTTTGATCTCTTGATTGTGTTCATTGGTAAATTGAATTTTCCTTTTGCATTACTATAAAAAAACAGTTTTTTTTGAGGTTGCATATTTGGCTTCTTTGAAATGATTTATGCTTGAACTCTTTCTGGTTTTATTTGAACAGATCAGATATGGTCCATTTGGTCCCCTGAGATTGGGTGGctgatatttgaattttgatctCTAAATTTGAAATCTATTTTTTGTATTAGTAAACAGCATGGTATAACTTGGGTCAGAATTCACCAAGGATTTGAGGAGCTCAAATCCATGTACTTTAAACACCCACTGAAGTGATGTAATTATATGCATTGTTGGCCTTGATAACTTGTTCATTACACTTTTCATCTCCTGCTCTTTCCCTAGTCATTCTTATACATACTATCAGCTCCGGTTAGCTTGGATTTAAATCTCTATCACCACCATTATTTGAACATTTACCTCACAGTGATCCCTTCCCCTAAGATGCCATATTTGTTCCTTTGATTCCATTCTCTTGAATTATCCCTCTGCTTTCTTCCTGTAAGATTTTCAACTGTTCTGGAAAATTAATGCCAAGAGGAAAATAGTAGAAAACGACTGGCAGAAATCGGCATCTTATTTGGTcttggaaaaagaaaacaaaaaagaagaggaaaaatagGCAATTTCCATGGTATTTCTATATGTTTCATGCAATTCAAAAACCTTTaaagaaattgataaaaaggGGGTCCATGAGGGTTGCCTGATCATGAAGCCCAAAATTTCTAGTCCAACTATTGTTTATCATGTTGCCTTAAGCATCTTATTTTTCATGTCTATTCTACACGTTTCCTAGCTACATTTGTGCCCTTGTTTCTTGTTTTTACTGGATGTAAATGAAAGATGAGATATCATCTGCTTGTAGCTACTGCTATGTTTTGTTATTAAGCAATATTGATGTTTTAACTATTTTCAGAATCTGTTGGATGTTCACttgatgtttttattattattattacagtTATACATTTTTTACATTCTTTGTTCTCTTTCTGTAGGTATCCGAAGAACCACTGGAGTATCCAATGCAGCTGGTGGCAAGGATACAATTGCAGGCATGCTAGCTTCACTCATGGAAGTAGTTAGAACAACTGTggcatgtgagtgtgtgtatgtTAGGGCAATGGTGATCAAGGGGTTGATTTGGATGCAAAGTCCGCATGAATCATTTGATGAACTAAAATCCATTATTGCATCGGAGCTCTCTGACCCGGCCTGGCCAGCCACacttttgaatgatattttgCTGACATTGCATGCCCGTTTCAAGGTACAAAATGGAAACAACTTATAATATCCTTCTGCAGCATGACAAACTTTTAGTAAAAGCATAATCATTTAATCCTTTTATGAGGCTGTCTGCCTATTCTCTGCTCTGTTATCTCTAACAAATTGGCATATGTATTAAGCTTACCTTTGATTAAACTTTCATTATTAAGAATAAGAATGCATGTGTGACTCGTTTGTTTTTGATTGACTGCTTAAGGAATTGATTTTTGTTAGTATAACATAAGTTAATGCTATATAATATTCAGGAAATGTCAATTGCAGTGATTCTCTTCTGAGAAAAAGCCTTCCTTGTGATATTCAAGACTTCCTGTAACTAAGTAGGAGGATTTGTGTTTCATTCCCCGCTAGCATGAAAGAACTTGATTCATTTCCATCCTCAATACTTCTGAATCATGTATACTTGATAATCAATTCAAGCTTGGACAACATTATTACCATGCCTTTATTGTGGATTTAGAAATGATAGTAGAAATTCTTTGAATCCATTCTGTCTGATTTAGACTTTGTACCGAACTTTGATGTAGAGGAATGTCTTTGTCTTTGAATTACTTGTAGTGAAGAGAGAGATGGGGCAGCAACACACTTTTTCAAATTCcagttaaaatttcttaaaatgaaatgaaaagaaaagaaatctttCTTAGGTACAAAAGGGggcaaattctaaaaaattttgaACAGAAGAATCTATTACAGTAATCTTGTTACTTCTGAAAATGATAAATCCTAAAACCAAGGGccttttttttaatgtatatttttcattttacatCTGCACTCTTACTGTGCATAACCCTATATTGATCAAAGCAGTGACTGAATAACTATGTTTGGAAGTCAAAGCTAATCCCATAGATATCTCTTCTAATGGTTTTTTAGGGCTAGTAAGTTGAActgaaatgcaaaaaaaaaaaaaaaaaaaaaaaaaagaaagaaagaaagaaaatgatagAGGACTAGACTAGCTAATATATAGCACAAATGGGCTGACATCAACTGTAAATTGATGAATGGCTACCCTTTTACTGGCTTGGCCATTTACATCTCTGTTTCTTTGCGAATTGGATATGTCACACATCAACTTAACTGTAGACCTTGTAAACTAATTTctagtatttttgttaaaaaacttactgaatttatttatcatatttctAGTTGACCAAAAACTTTTGATATTCACCCCATctatttaacaatgcttattgacTGAGGGATTGAGGTCATCACCCAATAGAAACCTATGgacttaatttattgaaataaaagaaaacggACTGATTAGTCCTAACATTGGCTTGATGTGAATGAATGCTGGGGACAGGATTGCCTGTAATGTAATCCAATGAtacacaatttattttatttgtgcaTATGCAGCGATGTACTCCTAAAAGCTTGAGCTTTTATAGGTTTAGTACTGATGCTGAAACAGAAATGATTGcaatatttatgtttaatgtttTAATCACTGCTTTACCAGGCGACACCAGATATGGCTGTCACACTTCTTGAACTTGCAAGGATCTTTGCCACTAAAGTACCAGGAAAGATCGATGCTGATGTTTTGCAGCTTCTTTGGAAAGTGAGTTTCCTTTCAATCTTCTTAATAATAGATTTTGTACCTGTTGCATTATCTGCCTTTACTTGTTAGAGTGTAAATTACTTATTTTTTGTAATCAAACTTTTAATTATAGAAAGAATTTTCATTAACCTAATAGTTAAATAAGCTGTTAGATTGCCGATTGGTGATACCTATTGGTTAGCTGTAACTTCTAGTTGGTGTGGAGGAGTAGTTGGTTAGGTTAATGGGAGGAGTGTTTTTGCACAAATTCCTGGCTTGAGGACATGAATGTGTTGTTTAGAATTGTTTTGGCAAAATCAATAATTGagccaaattttacaaaaacTGCAATTATATTTACTCTATTTGCACATTATTAATCGGATACCCATTTTTTGTTTCTCCTTCCTTTCAGATTCAGGTTTATTATCTTTTATGTATTTGCTTGTGTGGTTGTAGTAACTTTTACGAATTGATTTAAATTGAAGTTCAACCACGTTAGCTATTCATTCTTAAAATATTGTATaattggggggggggggagaTGAAACATAGTGCAAGGCAGGATGCAAATTACCTCATTCCCCCCTACCTCCATGAATTTTTAAACAACTTTATACACCCATGCCTTGCCAAAaagtaccttttttttttcttcatagaAATTTTATCTTAAAGCAGATAACTGCGCTTTTCTGTGTACAGACACATCAGTTTACACTGTATATAACTACCAATAGTTTTGTATTGGAAACGAAGCATCTATTAGAAATTTGATGTACCAATTTAGTTCAAGTTTCTAGAGCTTTAATAACAAAAACTCTGAGTAGACTTGTGCAATCCATGGGACAGATTGAGTTTAATCATCCCTGCATGTattgattgattaaattattGTTGTGTTACCAGACTTGTCTTGTTGGAGCTGGTCCTGATGGGAAACACACAGCATTAGAAGCAGTCACTATTGTTCTAGACCTCCCACCACCACAGCCTGGATCAATGTCCGGGTTTACATCAGTAGACAGGGTATCTGCATCTGATCCAAAGTCGGCTCTAGCATTACAAAGATTGGTCCAAGCAGCTGTAAGGATCCTTTCTGTTCAATTGTATTTGCATTTTGAGTTATTGTTATGCTAAAGTGAGTTGCTTTCAGGTGTGGTTCCTTGGGGAAAATGCTAATTATGCTGCTTCAGAATATGCTTGGGAATCCACAACGCCTCCAGGTACGGCATTAATGATGTTAGACGCGGATAAAATGGTGGCTGCTGCAAGCTCCCGTAATCCCACACTGGCTGGTGCATTGACTCGACTCCAGAGGTGTGCTTTCAGCGGTAGCTGGGAGGTATGAGTTTTAATTGATATGTTTCTTCTGTGATTGCATCTTTATTTCCTGTAAATGTATTATGTTTTGTGCTTATTTTTACCGACATTAACTGAGGTTTGTAAATAGCTTTGGATGGTGTCATGGTTTATAAAGCATGTGCTTGTATTACTCGTGTGCAAATGTACAATATAAATTGTCATTGATGACTTTTTGTGATAAATAATTTCCAACTTTGACatctattatattaaattttataaaagtacaaataatttatcaaagtttcaaaaaaaaattcatatttttctcaataataaatataaaaaagaggTCAAAGTTGAAATGTTTTTACCATCAAAAGTTAAAATGTGCAAACTTTTGAAACGATGGGAGTACTACTTTGGTGTGTAATTGTCATAGTGATACATGCTTTTGCtggaaattattaatttttctgtGATATGCATAGTGTCTGTTTTTCTTGTAGTTTGCCTCCATTCACTCTATTTTCAATTTCTCAGGTTTGCTAGGAAAGAAAGTCAAAAGTGAAAGAAGggagaaatataaaataaaataaaaagattttttcTTAAAGTGGATTGCTTGGTTCAGTTTGGAAAATGGAAAgcttttttcccttttctttctaaaatagaaaaatggagTTAAGAGAATTAtagttaatttagttactattatatgtgaaattaaaaaagaaatacttAGTCAAAAGAGACTATGTAAAATTATATTGTTTAAGCATCAATCCTAAAATCAATTGATATTAGTTGGAGGGTCTAACTTTTAATATAGGACCCCAGGAAGCTCCATACTTAACAGATTTGGAGATAGCACACGTAACATTGCCCCTCATATTTATCTCATTGAGGCTACATGAGGACAACCTCACCAAGGTTGTCATCAACCTTGCATGGGGTTAGGCTAGAAAAACAACATAATAAAATctgggctctgataccatgttaaaaTCTTGCCTAGGCAACAATTATTATCTTCTATTATTGGAGAAATTGCTGTTGAAAATAGTCGTTCTATGACATGTGACAGTAAAACTATTTGGTTATGTATTCTctgtaaataattatttttatcctttGTTATGTTCTCTTGGTTTGTTGGCAATGGCCTATATTTGCTCTAATTTTCAAGTTTccactttctttttaatttgtatgGACATCTTAGGTTCGCATTATTGCTGCTCAAGCCCTTACAACTGTGGCAATCCGGTCTGGTGAGCCATTTAGGCTACAGATCTATGAATTTTTACATGCCTTAGCACAGGGTGGTGTGCAGTCTCAGTTATCTGAAATGCATCTTAGTAATGGAGAAGATCAAGGAGCCAGTGGTACAGGGCTTGGAGTTCTAATAACTCCTATGATCAAAGTTCTTGATGAAATGTATAGTGCACAAGATGACCTAATCAAGTATGATTGTAAATCTTTCCTACTTCATTGTAAcccttgtttcttttttttttttgggggggggctTCAAAATGACTAATGAGTTACGGGTGTCCATAATCAGGGAAATGCGCAGCCATGATAATGCAAATAAGGAATGGAAAGATGAAGAGCTTAAGAAATTATATGAAACCCATGAGAGGTTGCTGGATCTTGTTTCACTGTTTTGTTATGTGCCACGAGCAAAGTATCTCCCTTTGGGGCCAATAAGGTAAAGCTTGTTACATCATTTCTAGTGTAATGGGGGGAGGGGGAATGGAAAAAAGAACTGTTGATTGAAAGCATGAAATGCATCCCATGTACATCTGTTTCCATTTTTGGTACTTCATTCTATTTTGAAGTCACTAGTTGTTCTCatggctttttttttttctttttcttttttcgaagTGCAAAACTCATCGACATATATCGTACACGGCATAATATTAGTGCCTCAACTGGTTTGAGTGATCCAGCTGTTGCCACTGGAATTTCTGATCTTGTTTATGAATCTAAACCGGCCACTACTGAATCTGAAACACTGGATGATGATCTAGTAAATGCTTGGGCAGTCAACCTTGGTGATGTCCCCGCAGTGAACAGGGTAAGAAATTATGTTTTACTTGATTTGGTTCAAGTAATCCTTCTATTTAAAGATTATGGTTCTAAAATCCAATAACTATTCTCTCTGTGTGTTGTTATTGGTGTTTTGGAGAGTTGGAGGGGGATACAATATATAGGTTAGATTCATGGAAATTTATCAAGGTTGTGCTTGTTTggtggaaataaaataaattttagtgtgCTTGGTAGGAAATGAAAGTGAGAGTAAAGAAAATGGGAAAGATGTCCATTTTTTGTTATAATGCATAAAAACAATTCAAGTCAAGATTGGAATAATAAGAGgagagaaaattagaaaaaagaaaatcaactcTACCAAGCAACTAAAGGAAGGagattaatttatcatttttcataGTATGAAAAATTAGGCTCCGAATGGTTTGATAAAACATTctgtttttagtttttattttcattttcattttcattttttttaacaattattctttaatttttgaaaattgaaaatgaacatctattttaaaatatgaaaatataaaaacgcATTTTGTTCctattttcttataataaaatatgagaaataaaaggaaaaaaatcctATATTTATCTGGACATAAGACATGGTCAAAGATTTGATACTTAAAAATGCTTGGGAAAAAAGaatatttctttctttatatgGATTTGAACCAGgtttaattcatcaattaaaattaaaatttcctttttttctaCTTTCTAATTTTACAAAGCATTTTTAGTAAAAACAATGAAGGCAACTTTTTTGTtccctaattttcacatttccattttcatttctaaaaatcaatttttaatttttcgaccAAACATGCTTTCTTGAGTATTTCCCATTTTCCATGAGGATGTAGACGAcctttcatcttttcaattttgtTCCAACTGTACCAAGCAAAGCCTAAAGGATCCTGATACAAATGTGTTTTGACTGATCAATTGGGAGGTTCTTTGAGGATGGAAATTGTATCTAATATGATTGTACTCTGTTGTACAAACCGAGGACTAGTATCTTTAGGTATCCAGTTTGCAGTAACCAAACATTGGAATGTTGCATAGGAATTTATTTTCATCTAAACCTCAGTAATTATGTTCCTGGTATCTTTCTATGGACTCTGTACAAGAGCTGAGAACTGAAGATGGTATCAGCTTATGTAAATCTATGAGCAGCAAAGAATAAGGAGAGTATCCAGGGTTCACATTGATCTTGAAGAACTTAACATACTCACTAGCACTTATTTGCATGAAACaataaattcatttgtttaatacTAACACGATAAATCATAAGTAATCAAGTTTTTACCAGTGAACATTTCCTAATGGAGGAATACTGGTGATGTA
The sequence above is drawn from the Gossypium hirsutum isolate 1008001.06 chromosome A05, Gossypium_hirsutum_v2.1, whole genome shotgun sequence genome and encodes:
- the LOC107907534 gene encoding uncharacterized protein isoform X4 — its product is MLDQQCEDRTVLRYVYYYLARILADTGSQGLNPGGGIPTPNWDALADIDAVGGVTRADVVPRIVNQLTTEATNTDVEFHARRLQALKALTYSPSSNIEILSRLYEIVFGILDKVGDVPQKRKKGIFGAKGGDKESIIRSNLQYAALSALRRLPLDPGNPAFLHHAVQGISFADPVAVRHSLEIISELAIRDPYAVAMALGKLVAPGGALQDVLHLHDVLARVSLARLCHTISTARSLDERPDIKSQFNSVLYQLLLDPSERVCFEAILCILGKHDNTEKTEERAAGWYRLTREILKLPEAPSNSKDKSQKTRRPQPLIKLVMRRLESSFRSFSRPVLHAAARVVQEMGRSRAAAHALGLQDLDEGAYGNKYDSMDSFDSDMNDSSHPEGIRRTTGVSNAAGGKDTIAGMLASLMEVVRTTVACECVYVRAMVIKGLIWMQSPHESFDELKSIIASELSDPAWPATLLNDILLTLHARFKATPDMAVTLLELARIFATKVPGKIDADVLQLLWKTCLVGAGPDGKHTALEAVTIVLDLPPPQPGSMSGFTSVDRVSASDPKSALALQRLVQAAVWFLGENANYAASEYAWESTTPPGTALMMLDADKMVAAASSRNPTLAGALTRLQRCAFSGSWEVRIIAAQALTTVAIRSGEPFRLQIYEFLHALAQGGVQSQLSEMHLSNGEDQGASGTGLGVLITPMIKVLDEMYSAQDDLIKEMRSHDNANKEWKDEELKKLYETHERLLDLVSLFCYVPRAKYLPLGPISAKLIDIYRTRHNISASTGLSDPAVATGISDLVYESKPATTESETLDDDLVNAWAVNLGDVPAVNRVNEFLAGAGTDAPDVDENIVSRPSVSYDDMWAKTLLESTEMEEDDVRSSGSSSSESTGSVETSISSHFGGMNYPSLFSSRPTTYGASQPSQERSGGSRFNHPSSMHEGYGSPIREEPPPYTSPERYESFENPLAGRGSHSFESQDDDRMSSGNPQFGTALYDFTAGGDDELSLTTGEEVEIEYEVDGWFYVKKNGLEGMVKWLGWSLFFTSVRVKSSDISQ
- the LOC107907534 gene encoding uncharacterized protein isoform X3, translated to MADSSGTTLMDLITADPAPVPAAASTVSSSSASSTTAAASPAATQQQYVSTKTALGEKKSKRAALMQIQNDTISVAKAALNPVRTNIISHQKQKQKKPVSYAQLARSIHELAATSDQKSSQKQLVHHVFPKLAVYNSVDPSLAPSLLMLDQQCEDRTVLRYVYYYLARILADTGSQGLNPGGGIPTPNWDALADIDAVGGVTRADVVPRIVNQLTTEATNTDVEFHARRLQALKALTYSPSSNIEILSRLYEIVFGILDKVGDVPQKRKKGIFGAKGGDKESIIRSNLQYAALSALRRLPLDPGNPAFLHHAVQGISFADPVAVRHSLEIISELAIRDPYAVAMALGKLVAPGGALQDVLHLHDVLARVSLARLCHTISTARSLDERPDIKSQFNSVLYQLLLDPSERVCFEAILCILGKHDNTEKTEERAAGWYRLTREILKLPEAPSNSKDKSQKTRRPQPLIKLVMRRLESSFRSFSRPVLHAAARVVQEMGRSRAAAHALGLQDLDEGAYGNKYDSMDSFDSDMNDSSHPEGIRRTTGVSNAAGGKDTIAGMLASLMEVVRTTVACECVYVRAMVIKGLIWMQSPHESFDELKSIIASELSDPAWPATLLNDILLTLHARFKATPDMAVTLLELARIFATKVPGKIDADVLQLLWKTCLVGAGPDGKHTALEAVTIVLDLPPPQPGSMSGFTSVDRVSASDPKSALALQRLVQAAVWFLGENANYAASEYAWESTTPPGTALMMLDADKMVAAASSRNPTLAGALTRLQRCAFSGSWEVRIIAAQALTTVAIRSGEPFRLQIYEFLHALAQGGVQSQLSEMHLSNGEDQGASGTGLGVLITPMIKVLDEMYSAQDDLIKEMRSHDNANKEWKDEELKKLYETHERLLDLVSLFCYVPRAKYLPLGPISAKLIDIYRTRHNISASTGLSDPAVATGISDLVYESKPATTESETLDDDLVNAWAVNLGDVPAVNRVNEFLAGAGTDAPDVDENIVSRPSVSYDDMWAKTLLESTEMEEDDVRSSGSSSSESTGSVETSISSHFGGMNYPSLFSSRPTTYGASQPSQERSGGSRFNHPSSMHEGYGSPIREEPPPYTSPERYESFENPLAGRGSHSFESQDDDRMSSGNPQFGTALYDFTAGGDDEIIRKLQL